In a genomic window of Numenius arquata chromosome 5, bNumArq3.hap1.1, whole genome shotgun sequence:
- the LOC141464276 gene encoding adrenodoxin-like, translating into MIAQGISGLMRPLLSGLNVSKIRFISLCGVTEQHHTPAKQGSERRFSSTHKLQDAPREPSSADQVTVHFINRDGERLTATAKEGESLLEVVVNQNLAIDGFGACEGTLACSTCHLIFEKDTFQKLDAISDEELDMLDLAYGLTETSRLGCQVCVKKSMDGLTVRVPMDVSDIRRQLEVGKQSKQ; encoded by the exons ATGATAGCTCAAGGCATCTCGGGGCTCATGCGACCTTTGCTAAGTGGACTGAATGTGAGCAAAATTCgctttatttctctctgtggGGTGACCGAGCAGCATCACACACCAGCTAAGCAGGGGTCAGAAAGACGCTTCAGCTCCACGCACAAGCTCCAGGATGCCCCCAGGGAACCAAG CTCTGCCGACCAGGTGACGGTGCATTTCATAAATCGGGATGGAGAGAGACTTACGGCCACAGCCAAAGAAGGGGAGAGTTTGCTGGAAGTGGTAGTCAATCAAAATTTGGCCATTGATGGATTTG GTGCCTGTGAAGGGACATTAGCCTGCTCTACTTGTCACCTCATCTTCGAGAAGGACACCTTCCAAAAGCTGGATGCCATCTCGGATGAAGAGCTGGACATGCTGGACCTGGCGTACGGACTCACTGAGAC GTCTCGCCTTGGCTGCCAGGTGTGCGTGAAGAAGTCGATGGATGGTCTGACGGTGCGGGTCCCCATGGATGTATCGGACATCAGGAGGCAGCTGGAGgttggaaaacaaagcaaacagtaa